One genomic segment of Paenibacillus sp. FSL H8-0332 includes these proteins:
- a CDS encoding DUF6809 family protein, with protein MSLLEDLYYGKICPNEQICLNDPEYAQNSKLISERINILQAKLSPEDFTMLEEIMDLNSLLISISSASAYTLGFRTGAALLVEVLEHK; from the coding sequence GTGAGTCTTTTAGAAGATCTATATTACGGAAAAATCTGCCCAAATGAACAAATCTGTTTAAATGATCCCGAGTATGCACAGAACTCTAAGCTGATCTCGGAACGCATAAACATCCTGCAAGCAAAGTTGTCTCCAGAAGACTTCACTATGCTGGAAGAAATAATGGATCTGAACAGTCTACTGATCTCTATCTCATCCGCTTCTGCCTATACTCTTGGATTCAGAACGGGAGCGGCGCTGCTCGTAGAAGTATTGGAGCATAAGTAA
- a CDS encoding helix-turn-helix transcriptional regulator translates to MYQRIRDLREDKDLTQTQMAEYLQCSQRIYSNYERGDVDIPTAILIKLADFHMTSTDYLLNRTNQKKPYPKS, encoded by the coding sequence ATGTATCAACGTATCCGGGATTTACGCGAAGATAAGGATTTGACGCAAACTCAAATGGCGGAGTATTTGCAATGCAGCCAGCGGATTTATAGTAATTATGAACGCGGAGATGTCGATATTCCCACGGCGATTCTGATCAAGCTGGCAGATTTTCATATGACGAGTACTGACTATCTACTTAACCGAACGAACCAAAAGAAACCTTATCCCAAAAGTTAA
- a CDS encoding DUF4304 domain-containing protein: MQEVLKDVIKEAIAPLFKGEGFMRRGNNFARITPNFSVTANIQASKWNTQDEIEFCFNTGIYMEELFGKVFLYPKPAFPTVVSSVLQIRGTELTKNGNWYKLTSDSNVEEFKRRIMEDISEYILPHLRQFEEVEDVIRVMKLREKAGIYENPHHLTALYRLTGDMEQAQACMTKVHNELKLDSQKEFCAGLALRLGLEV; the protein is encoded by the coding sequence ATGCAGGAAGTACTTAAGGATGTTATAAAAGAGGCCATTGCTCCTTTGTTTAAAGGAGAAGGGTTTATGAGGCGGGGCAATAATTTTGCACGCATTACACCTAACTTCTCGGTGACAGCGAACATTCAGGCATCCAAGTGGAACACACAAGATGAGATTGAATTCTGTTTCAATACTGGAATCTATATGGAGGAATTATTCGGAAAAGTTTTTTTATACCCGAAACCAGCTTTTCCAACAGTCGTGAGTTCAGTTCTACAGATACGCGGTACTGAACTGACGAAGAACGGTAATTGGTACAAATTGACCTCTGATTCAAACGTTGAGGAATTTAAACGAAGAATAATGGAAGACATTTCAGAGTATATACTTCCTCACCTGCGGCAGTTTGAAGAGGTTGAAGATGTCATTCGGGTAATGAAGCTGAGGGAGAAAGCTGGAATATACGAGAACCCGCATCACTTAACAGCACTCTATCGCTTAACAGGTGATATGGAACAAGCACAGGCTTGCATGACTAAAGTGCATAACGAACTGAAGCTGGATTCGCAAAAAGAATTCTGCGCGGGCTTGGCTTTGCGGTTAGGGTTAGAAGTGTAA